In the genome of Drosophila pseudoobscura strain MV-25-SWS-2005 chromosome 3, UCI_Dpse_MV25, whole genome shotgun sequence, one region contains:
- the Hmg-2 gene encoding high mobility group protein 20A, producing the protein MEDLKRQPEETEMTEPGKEVPDEAVGSPETRPIASQSLDSAPIEAHNEEGEKLQRTPAGKGNKKNKNSKGPQSDIVMDPEIKKLTQRRINVAGAPKMPLNGYVRFMNDRREELRREQPQRTALEHTKIIGEEWHLLPEERKVPYMEAAAKDKALYQEQMHLFFKDHPEIVAKELARVKKATKGDSASKEKTPKAVANNDVSVGKGKKPKVKTPATKRPNEHSPDPDDVPLSQVKRTPTPTPPPPPPPPQQAQAQAPATIALNIAAAPRPLQPGEIPIYTNEFIEHNRSTENELRTLRKTKTDLEQQNAVLEQHVDNTKAGYAKVMGEVAELKGENLRLEAYVKGLRQKLVAALNGVPLPPLEPSGPSVGNIDRYMHHLAGLTGQPHNTMLLKARDALRKVDIPTLLKS; encoded by the exons ATGGAAGACCTAAAAAGGCAACCAGAGGAAACAGAGATGACCGAACCTGGCAAGGAGGTCCCAGATGAAGCCGTAGGTTCGCCCGAAACACGACCCATAGCCTCGCAGTCGCTGGATTCGGCCCCCATAGAAGCGCACAACGAGGAAGGAGAGAAGCTGCAGAGGACGCCCGCCGGAAAGGGGAATAAAAAGAATAAGAATTCCAAGGGCCCGCAGTCAGACATCGTGATGGACCCCGAGATAAAGAAACTTACTCAGCGGCGCATCAATGTAGCTGGAGCCCCCAAAATGCCACTCAATGGTTACGTGCGATTCATGAACGACAGACGAGAGGAGCTGCGCCGCGAGCAGCCGCAACGTACAGCCTTGGAACACACGAAGATTATTGGTGAGGAATGGCATCTGCTGCCGGAGGAGCGCAAGGTTCCGTACATGGAAGCGGCTGCCAAGGACAAGGCTTT ATACCAAGAGCAGATGCACTTATTCTTCAAGGACCACCCCGAGATTGTGGCTAAAGAGTTGGCCAGGGTAAAAAAAGCTACCAAAGGAGACAGTGCTTCGAAGGAGAAGACACCCAAAGCTGTAGCCAACAACGATGTCAGCGTCGGCAAAGGAAAGAAACCCAAAGTGAAGACCCCAGCAACAAAGAGGCCAAACGAGCACTCTCCTGACCCAGATGATGTTCCGCTGTCCCAGGTAAAACGCACGCCGActccaacaccaccaccaccaccaccaccacctcaaCAAGCACAAGCGCAAGCTCCAGCAACAATAGCACTCAACATTGCCGCCGCACCGCGTCCGCTTCAGCCGGGTGAGATACCCATTTACACAAACGAGTTCATCGAGCACAATCGCAGCACGGAGAACGAGCTGCGAACGCTGCGCAAGACGAAAACGGATCTGGAACAGCAAAATGCGGTCCTGGAGCAGCACGTGGACAATACCAAGGCTGGCTATGCCAAGGTGATGGGCGAGGTGGCCGAACTTAAGGGGGAGAATTTGCGACTGGAGGCGTACGTGAAGGGTCTGCGCCAGAAGCTGGTTGCAGCCCTCAATGGTGTCCCATTGCCTCCGCTGGAACCGTCCGGTCCGAGCGTTGGCAACATTGACAGGTATATGCATCACCTGGCCGGCCTCACTGGCCAACCGCACAATACAATGCTCCTCAAAGCAAGAGACGCTCTGCGCAAAGTAGACATCCCCACTCTGCTCAAGTCCTAG
- the Xbp1 gene encoding LOW QUALITY PROTEIN: uncharacterized protein Xbp1 (The sequence of the model RefSeq protein was modified relative to this genomic sequence to represent the inferred CDS: deleted 2 bases in 1 codon; substituted 1 base at 1 genomic stop codon) — MAPTANAYLITVDTPVAISTNTLPKLRPAPLTAALLKGAASPTRSSSGYASSSYDNMEEEESLVASPPKAKKRRLDHLTWEEKVQRKKLKNRVAAQTSRDRKKARMEEMEYEIKELTDKTELLQNKCESLQSINESLLAKNQKLDTEVELLRQELDEMKQQQKQQHAKNITCNSSNANTGAEGCASTILGRSIQCXPSAAGYTSGHTVVSASVGGTAEKQQDHSLALEGCGSLPTLQDMLLVDDEEFDARRLEELAESLLADITADLEAGSGACGPTAAKDSGEKERLLGSMVGTPTERLESGGHRADGLDANEPKQSLNVPVLKINGNSQRATAAPKKTKTIKTTTATISAAAAATLVQATPDTVYGTYDAKTNSITIVMDGDAVPVNEAVEEIYCDGVSAGDDTTDVIMKCPPPATSPSQVYLNVVNATDDSDDECDFNRIESFLCPRIKAISPLAKSPALSLHSATSDHGYESILGSPTSTILTLPTDTEEDFPWQSNFDELFPSLI; from the exons ATGGCACCGACCGCGAATGCCTATTTGATAACGGTGGACACGCCCGTGGCTATATCCACGAATACGTTGCCCAAGCTCCGGCCCGCACCCCTGACAGCGGCTCTGCTCAAGGGGGCGGCCTCGCCCACACGCTCGAGCTCGGGATACGCCTCGTCCTCCTACGATAACATGGAGGAGGAAGAATCTTTGGTGGCCTCACCACCCAAGGCCAAGAAGCGTCGCCTGGATCACCTCACTTGGGAGGAAAAAGTACAGAGAAA GAAGCTAAAGAATCGCGTTGCAGCCCAAACATCACGCGACCGCAAGAAGGCTCGCATGGAGGAAATGGAGTACGAGATCAAGGAGCTAACTGACAAAACAGAATTACTACAAAACAAATGCGAAAGTCTACAGTCCATCAATGAGTCGTTGctggccaaaaaccaaaaactggACACAGAAGTAGAACTATTGCGTCAGGAACTTGATGAgatgaaacaacaacagaagcagcagcacgcCAAAAACATCACCTGCAACAGCTCCAATGCCAACACAGGCGCTGAGGGCTGTGCGTCCACAATCCTTGGA CGCAGCATCCAATGCTGACCCTCTGCCGCAGGGTACACTAGTGGACACACAGTCGTCAGCGCGTCTGTTGGCGGAACAGCTGAAAAGCAGCAAGACCATAGCCTCGCTCTGGAAGGTTGTGGCTCTCTGCCTACTCTACAAGACATGCTGCTCGTCGACGATGAAGAGTTCGACGCGCGGCGACTTGAAGAACTGGCCGAAAGTCTGCTCGCAGATATCACAGCAGACCTGGAAGCTGGCTCTGGAGCGTGCGGCCCAACTGCTGCCAAAGATTCAGGCGAAAAAGAGCGACTGCTTGGATCAATGGTGGGGACCCCAACAGAGCGCCTGGAATCCGGCGGGCATAGAGCTGATGGCCTAGACGCGAACGAACCCAAACAGAGCCTGAATGTGCCGGTGTTGAAGATAAATGGAAACTCACAGCGAGCCACAGCAGCGCCAAAAAAGACGAAGACGATTAAGACGACTACAGCAACCAtttcagcagcggcggccgctaCACTTGTGCAGGCCACTCCGGATACAGTTTATGGCACCTACGATGCCAAGACAAACTCAATAACCATCGTAATGGATGGAGATGCAGTTCCCGTCAATGAGGCCGTTGAGGAGATATACTGCGATGGCGTCAGTGCTGGGGATGACACTACAGATGTAATTATGAAGTGTCCGCCGCCAGCAACGTCCCCATCGCAGGTCTATCTCAACGTCGTGAATGCCACCGACGACTCGGACGACGAGTGCGATTTTAATCGCATTGAGTCGTTCCTCTGTCCGCGCATCAAAGCCATTTCCCCATTGGCCAAATCTCCCGCATTGTCTCTACACTCAGCCACCTCCGATCACGGCTACGAGTCCATACTGGGCTCGCCCACATCCACGATCCTTACTCTGCCCACAGACACGGAAGAGGACTTTCCCTGGCAGAGCAATTTCGATGAGCTGTTCCCCAGCTTGATCTAA
- the LOC4805538 gene encoding uncharacterized protein gives MIYGMLVTLSTAIYTTVATLLQLQLTLINWMMSFSLFILGLFCKPYLIVPLLAAGFFMVRRILLRRAKRTQAWKSPGNKESGSSMHYSKKTPPSRDTESSLPNSVGDTSQN, from the exons atgATTTACGGCATGCTGGTGACACTCTCGACGGCAATCTATACTACGGTGGCCACCCTTTTGCAGCTTCAAC TGACCCTAATCAATTGGATGATGTCGTTTAGTCTTTTCATTTTGGGTCTATTCTGCAAGCCGTATTTGATAGTTCCCCTGTTGGCAGCTGGGTTCTTCATGGTGCGCCGGATCTTGCTGCGGCGGGCAAAGCGGACCCAAGCCTGGAAATCGCCGGGTAACAAAGAGTCTGGGTCGTCCATGCATTACTCCAAGAAAACCCCACCATCACGCGACACGGAGAGCTCCCTGCCCAATAGCGTCGGTGACACATCCCAGAACTAG
- the LOC6898998 gene encoding dynein regulatory complex protein 8, whose product MEIGVALNNDLEIRISEAFCVFDTHGDKYIDTRNVGNVLRFMGCVPTEKEINDIIAATESIEYPGELQLPKFMAHVSQLLMNNHMEPASAEKLYAAFQVLDPENKKYLTKEYFEKLMSEEGEPFSEEEMADMWPVAIDPITGNIPYTFYINQLKHKGTIYEVAAAVKEQAEQAQAEQGRKK is encoded by the exons ATGGAAATTGGCG TTGCTTTGAACAACGATCTTGAGATTAGGATCTCGGAGGCCTTTTGCGTCTTTGATACTCATGGTGATAAATACATAGACACTCGCAATGTGGGAAATGTTCTCAGATTTATGGGCTGTGTGCCGACCGAGAAGGAAATCAATGATATAATTGCCGCCACTGAGTCGATAGAGTACCCCGGGGAATTGCAGCTACCAAAATTTATGGCTCATGTCTCCCAACTGCTTATGAATAACCA TATGGAGCCAGCGTCAGCAGAAAAGCTGTATGCGGCTTTTCAGGTGCTTGAcccagaaaacaaaaaatatcttACCAAAGAGTATTTCGAAAAGTTAATGTCAGAGGAGGGAGAGCCTTTCTCTGAAGAAGAAATGGCGGACATGTGGCCGGTGGCCATTGATCCGATTACTGGAAACATTCCCTACACGTTCTATATTAACCAACTGAAG CATAAGGGGACAATCTATGAAGTGGCTGCAGCTGTTAAGGAACAGGCCGAACAAGCTCAGGCCGAACAGGGGCGCAAGAAATAA